The following coding sequences are from one Triticum aestivum cultivar Chinese Spring chromosome 5A, IWGSC CS RefSeq v2.1, whole genome shotgun sequence window:
- the LOC123103887 gene encoding ATP-dependent 6-phosphofructokinase 5, chloroplastic isoform X1: protein MPLSGMAIAFKASTSACTAQQLWGHPTRDQCQYGFTHLNERKSRKGSAALHARAVSGKLDLDFGDPSWKQKYQEDWDRRFSLPHITDVFDLEPRLTTFSLKKNRSPLGASDASSPDKWNGYVNKDDRALLKVINYASNTSAGAECIDPDCSWVEHWVHRAGPRKEIYYEPEEVKAAIVTCGGLCPGLNDVIRQIVFTLEIYGVKNIVGIQFGYRGFFEKGLKEMPLSRDVVENINLAGGSFLGVSRGGAKTSEIVDSIQARRIDMLFVIGGNGSHAGANAIHEECRKRKLKVSVVAVPKTIDNDILFMDKTFGFDTAVEEAQRAINSAYIEARSAYHGVGLVKLMGRSTGFIAMHASLSSGQIDVCLIPEVSFRLDGEHGVLSHLEHLLETKGFCVVCVAEGAGQDLLQKSNATDASGNVILSDFGVHMQQKIKKHFKDIGVLADVKYIDPTYMVRACRANASDAILCTVLGQNAVHGAFAGFSGITSGICNTHYAFLPITEVITTPKHVNPNSRMWHRCLTSTGQPDFH, encoded by the exons ATGCCCTTATCTGGGATGGCCATTGCTTTCAAAGCAAGCACGAGTGCTTGTACTGCACAACAGCTGTGGGGGCATCCAACCAGGGATCAGTGTCAGTATGGTTTCACTCACTTAAATGAACGAAAGAGCAGAAAAGGCTCTGCTGCACTGCATGCCAGAGCTGTTTCAGGGAAGTTGGACCTGGATTTTGGTGATCCTTCTTGGAAGCAAAAGTATCAGGAAGACTGGGATAGGCGCTTTAGTTTGCCACATATTACAGATGTATTTGATTTAGAGCCAAGGCTCACTACATTTTCTCTGAAGAAAAACAG AAGTCCCCTGGGCGCTAGCGATGCTTCATCACCTGACAAGTGGAATGGCTATGTGAATAAGGATGATAGAGCACTTCTGAAG GTGATTAACTATGCCTCTAATACTTCTGCTGGAGCTGAGTGCATTGATCCTGATTGTAGCTGGGTGGAACATTG GGTGCATCGTGCAGGGCCTCGTAAGGAAATATACTATGAGCCAGAGGAAGTAAAAGCAGCCATTGTTACCTGTGGAGGGCTCTGCCCCGGTTTAAATGATGTCATTAGACAG ATAGTATTTACCCTGGAGATCTATGGGGTGAAGAATATTGTCGGAATTCAGTTTGGTTATCGTGGATTTTTTGAAAaaggcttaaaagaaatgcca CTTTCACGTGATGTGGTGGAGAACATAAATCTTGCTGGTGGAAGCTTCCTAGGTGTCTCACGTGGAGGAGCTAAAACTAGTGAAATTGTAGATAGCATACAG GCCAGAAGAATCGATATGCTATTTGTAATAGGAGGAAATGGTAGCCATGCTGGAGCTAATGCTATCCACGAGGAG TGCCGTAAGAGAAAACTGAAAGTTTCAGTTGTAGCTGTTCCAAAGACCATTGATAATGATATACTTTTCATGGATAAGACATTTGGTTTTGACACAGCTGTTGAAGAAGCTCAACGTGCAATCAATTCTGCCTATATAGAG GCACGTAGTGCATATCATGGAGTTGGGTTGGTCAAATTAATGGGAAGAAGCACTGGGTTCATAGCCATGCATGCTTCTCTTTCTAGCGGACAGATTGATGTCTGCCTAATACCTGAG GTATCTTTTAGACTTGATGGAGAACATGGTGTCTTGTCACATCTTGAGCATTTACTGGAAACCAAGGGATTTTGTGTGGTTTGTGTGGCTGAAGGTGCAGGACAG GATTTACTGCAAAAATCAAATGCAACAGATGCTTCAGGAAATGTGATACTTAGTGATTTTGGTGTCCACATGCAACAAAAG ATCAAGAAACATTTCAAGGACATTGGTGTTCTAGCTGATGTGAAGTACATCGACCCAACATATATGGTCCGGGCGTGTCGTGCAAATGCATCTGATGCCATCTTGTGCACTGTGCTTGGACAAAATGCT GTCCATGGAGCATTTGCCGGGTTCAGCGGCATCACATCAGGTATTTGCAACACACATTATGCCTTCCTCCCGATCACAGAAGTCATCACAACACCGAAGCATGTGAACCCAAATAGCAGGATGTGGCACCGATGTCTCACGTCCACTGGCCAACCGGACTTCCACTGA
- the LOC123103887 gene encoding ATP-dependent 6-phosphofructokinase 5, chloroplastic isoform X2, translated as MPLSGMAIAFKASTSACTAQQLWGHPTRDQCQYGFTHLNERKSRKGSAALHARAVSGKLDLDFGDPSWKQKYQEDWDRRFSLPHITDVFDLEPRLTTFSLKKNSPLGASDASSPDKWNGYVNKDDRALLKVINYASNTSAGAECIDPDCSWVEHWVHRAGPRKEIYYEPEEVKAAIVTCGGLCPGLNDVIRQIVFTLEIYGVKNIVGIQFGYRGFFEKGLKEMPLSRDVVENINLAGGSFLGVSRGGAKTSEIVDSIQARRIDMLFVIGGNGSHAGANAIHEECRKRKLKVSVVAVPKTIDNDILFMDKTFGFDTAVEEAQRAINSAYIEARSAYHGVGLVKLMGRSTGFIAMHASLSSGQIDVCLIPEVSFRLDGEHGVLSHLEHLLETKGFCVVCVAEGAGQDLLQKSNATDASGNVILSDFGVHMQQKIKKHFKDIGVLADVKYIDPTYMVRACRANASDAILCTVLGQNAVHGAFAGFSGITSGICNTHYAFLPITEVITTPKHVNPNSRMWHRCLTSTGQPDFH; from the exons ATGCCCTTATCTGGGATGGCCATTGCTTTCAAAGCAAGCACGAGTGCTTGTACTGCACAACAGCTGTGGGGGCATCCAACCAGGGATCAGTGTCAGTATGGTTTCACTCACTTAAATGAACGAAAGAGCAGAAAAGGCTCTGCTGCACTGCATGCCAGAGCTGTTTCAGGGAAGTTGGACCTGGATTTTGGTGATCCTTCTTGGAAGCAAAAGTATCAGGAAGACTGGGATAGGCGCTTTAGTTTGCCACATATTACAGATGTATTTGATTTAGAGCCAAGGCTCACTACATTTTCTCTGAAGAAAAACAG TCCCCTGGGCGCTAGCGATGCTTCATCACCTGACAAGTGGAATGGCTATGTGAATAAGGATGATAGAGCACTTCTGAAG GTGATTAACTATGCCTCTAATACTTCTGCTGGAGCTGAGTGCATTGATCCTGATTGTAGCTGGGTGGAACATTG GGTGCATCGTGCAGGGCCTCGTAAGGAAATATACTATGAGCCAGAGGAAGTAAAAGCAGCCATTGTTACCTGTGGAGGGCTCTGCCCCGGTTTAAATGATGTCATTAGACAG ATAGTATTTACCCTGGAGATCTATGGGGTGAAGAATATTGTCGGAATTCAGTTTGGTTATCGTGGATTTTTTGAAAaaggcttaaaagaaatgcca CTTTCACGTGATGTGGTGGAGAACATAAATCTTGCTGGTGGAAGCTTCCTAGGTGTCTCACGTGGAGGAGCTAAAACTAGTGAAATTGTAGATAGCATACAG GCCAGAAGAATCGATATGCTATTTGTAATAGGAGGAAATGGTAGCCATGCTGGAGCTAATGCTATCCACGAGGAG TGCCGTAAGAGAAAACTGAAAGTTTCAGTTGTAGCTGTTCCAAAGACCATTGATAATGATATACTTTTCATGGATAAGACATTTGGTTTTGACACAGCTGTTGAAGAAGCTCAACGTGCAATCAATTCTGCCTATATAGAG GCACGTAGTGCATATCATGGAGTTGGGTTGGTCAAATTAATGGGAAGAAGCACTGGGTTCATAGCCATGCATGCTTCTCTTTCTAGCGGACAGATTGATGTCTGCCTAATACCTGAG GTATCTTTTAGACTTGATGGAGAACATGGTGTCTTGTCACATCTTGAGCATTTACTGGAAACCAAGGGATTTTGTGTGGTTTGTGTGGCTGAAGGTGCAGGACAG GATTTACTGCAAAAATCAAATGCAACAGATGCTTCAGGAAATGTGATACTTAGTGATTTTGGTGTCCACATGCAACAAAAG ATCAAGAAACATTTCAAGGACATTGGTGTTCTAGCTGATGTGAAGTACATCGACCCAACATATATGGTCCGGGCGTGTCGTGCAAATGCATCTGATGCCATCTTGTGCACTGTGCTTGGACAAAATGCT GTCCATGGAGCATTTGCCGGGTTCAGCGGCATCACATCAGGTATTTGCAACACACATTATGCCTTCCTCCCGATCACAGAAGTCATCACAACACCGAAGCATGTGAACCCAAATAGCAGGATGTGGCACCGATGTCTCACGTCCACTGGCCAACCGGACTTCCACTGA